From Gadus morhua chromosome 14, gadMor3.0, whole genome shotgun sequence:
acacacacacacacacacacacacacacacacatatgcatgtatTCACACAATTACAATTTAAACACGCATTATTGTCTGTAACATCTGATAAGTGACACATTGTGTATTTTAATATACTCAAGATGAAAATATTTGATATGATGTTTGACATTTGTGAAGTGGCCTTGTTGAattctgtcgtgtgtgtgtgtgtgtgtgtgtgtgtgtgtgtgtgtgtgtgtgtgtgtgtgtgtgtgtgtgtgtgtgtgtgtgtgtgtgtgtgtgtgtgtgtgtgtgtgtggctgtgttacATCAGATCGTATTGCTGATCCTTGGCTCCTCGTTCTTCATTCTGTCCATCCCACTGAGCGAGGTCGGTTCGTTTGAAAGGTTTGATGGGTACATCCAGCCAGGCTTCTGGCTCAGCCCAATGGTTAGTAGTCCACTGCACCGAGAAAtgaaagtaggcctatttgggTGCAATGCACAGTGGCTGCATTTTGAGTAAAACTGCTGTAAGATTTAAGAGATAGGGGAAGAGAGCAGAAGATAGCAAGATTTGGAAACTAATCAACCAAAAAAAGGCCATCCCTGCTATCCCCAAGTTTCTCTGCCATTAAGAAGTGTTGCATTCACCCTCCTGTTATTGACAGGCAGGATTCCACTGAcaaatcagggaagagatggtccaaaccataaatggtctgaaacagaggcaggcacagtcaactGTAAACAGACATTCTCACAgcacatttcactcactaaattcttaaatcttacctacagcataATTGAATGGAAATCTCCtggatatataaatattttatgttGTTATAATCAAATGAATCATTGATCCCTTGATTTTAACCAGATACAATTTTCGAttgtaattaattaattgaatacCTAATTTAAAGCATATGGCATCATTGAGAGCTGCACATTTTTACTTACAGTTCATTGTTTGTGGAATACTGTACATCGTTACGGAGTATAACCCGACCAAAAAAACGGTATGTTTTGCAATACAATCTTTAATCTTGTGATAATAATTGTTAATATCTCTGTTTATCCATTCAATGAAAATGAAAGAAGTGTGTGGTGTTAAACAATGCCGTCTAGCTTGTACAAAAACCCctccctgttcttcttctctgtcCCCAGGTGACAGCTAGTTTGGCTATTAGCATCGTGGCATTGCTGGGGACGCTGTGGGTGGCCTTTGTAGTAGTTCTGCCCATCTTGCTGTTTGGACATTACAGCTTTCGGTTTCACGGTTATGGGCAGGAAGGCCACGTAAGAGATTTTTTGGTCGAGTAGCTAGTGCTGGGCAGACACTCAAGTCATGCACCCTAATCAAACTCCCCATAACTGATAGGCGGTCGATTGAAGATGTTTATGTGCATCTATCCCTATGTTTCTCCCTAATGAGAAATGTTGCATTTCGACAACTGTGATTGACAGGGAACATGGTTTCTCTGAACCAATCAGCAAAGAGataccctgattggtcagaaatgaccCGGTAGTGAGAGAGAATTGAAATATTCTCAGACATAGGCAGGCCAATCttattaacttatctaattGTTATGGGTATACTGACAGCCCAGGTAGGTGTTGCTACTAAACAAAGACATCAAACctcaggaataataataatgacacatGTAATTACTTCTACGCATTGAAGCTTAGTAAAGCAGTGGGAACTCAGTTTAAATTAACCGGGATGAAAAgattgagcgtgtgtgtgtatgtgtggcgtTTTTGTTTGTAGGCTCCGGTGCTCATTTTGTACTCGGTGATTGAGGTCTACACCTTCGTAGGAGTGTTCATCTTCATCACCATGTCAGCACTTGCCGGTATCTCTCTACGCTCCTCTGGTAGCCAGGTGACTAGTtaaaagacacacgcacacacacacacacacccacacacaaaagcatgcacgcacactggtggccaatacacacacacacttacacacacacaaacacacaaattatcGGCTATCTTTTGTAATCTCTTCCCCTCTTCTTCACATCattctcatcatctcatctctctctcttaatcttattctctccatctcatctctctctatctcttcttATCTTGCTCCAtctcatctctccatctcttttcatctccctctctctctctccatatcccaTCTCTTTTCATCCATCTTATTTTTCTCAGACCCAGGTCGTGATGATGCAAAGCCATCCACCAACTGAATGaggagcacgcacgcacacaccctgcaCACACGCTTCTCTTTGGACTCATTAATGCCATGTTGTATACAAAACCTTTTCAAATGTATTAGCCTTGGTAGAGATATGTGTATCAATTGGTACCGCCTATATTTACCTTCTACACGCTGTGAATAGTCATTCCTACTAAACCACTACTGATGACACAGAAACAAATACCTGATGTACTAATGCCGTAATGTATCTGTAATAAAAATAACTATTTACATAGCATTGTGTATCATTAACATAAACCAACAATACATTTGTGGAGTAGAATACAGGACTAATATTTAGAGACCAAGAGGACAGGCTGATGAAGAACATTTAATGTCAATGTCTGTGTTCCTGAGCAGATCTCAAATCTGGGCTGATTATCTTAAATCAAAACAGCGCTGTGATGGATTTGAAACATTAGATGCTTTAGAAACAGTGATTTTGGGAATGCAGTAGAATAGGGTGAGTGTTAATCTGTTGTGATGCCCTAATAGGCATAATGTGGAAACTACGAAAGCCCTGAATGGCAAGATATAAAAGATAAttgcagttttttttaatagcTTCAATGTCATGTGACCAAGTGGGCTTAATCAAAACCAGATATAACTACCCTAGACAATCAGACAACTATGTATATATCGGTCTGTCTTTATACATAATTTTCTGTTGTGTAGTTATTGAGTAGGCTACTGGTTTTGCTGAACTcgaaaaaacatcacaaaaaggATATAATCAGCATTTCTTAGTGTGTGGTTATTACAATCGGGAAGTAGGCTGTGGATGAGCTGTAAGCCAAAAAAGTAATCTCATACACACAGCCATACAACTTGGGTTGTTCTTTTTATTATGCCCCATCCATGCACCACGCATTATATTCGCCTTCCTGCCCAACTTCCTAGTGCAGTTGTGCCACAGCAAC
This genomic window contains:
- the si:ch1073-291c23.2 gene encoding membrane-spanning 4-domains subfamily A member 4D isoform X1, which translates into the protein MFCVTKRELMLLAVSHVQMHCGCFGDCCVRGAETYQRAPLFLQIQHLIITHKMDPARSETDALPGHAECTIIQKNTLLGGDKPLHRFIRGQPKIIGIVLLILGSSFFILSIPLSEVGSFERFDGYIQPGFWLSPMFIVCGILYIVTEYNPTKKTVTASLAISIVALLGTLWVAFVVVLPILLFGHYSFRFHGYGQEGHAPVLILYSVIEVYTFVGVFIFITMSALAGISLRSSGSQTQVVMMQSHPPTE
- the si:ch1073-291c23.2 gene encoding uncharacterized protein si:ch1073-291c23.2 isoform X2, whose translation is MFCVTKRELMLLAVSHVQMHCGCFGDCCVRGAETYQRAPLFLQIQHLIITHKMDPARSETDALPGHAECTIIQKNTLLGGDKPLHRFIRGQPKIIGIVLLILGSSFFILSIPLSEVGSFERFDGYIQPGFWLSPMFIVCGILYIVTEYNPTKKTAPVLILYSVIEVYTFVGVFIFITMSALAGISLRSSGSQTQVVMMQSHPPTE